The Arachis ipaensis cultivar K30076 chromosome B07, Araip1.1, whole genome shotgun sequence genomic interval GGCTAGGGATTAGTGTTGCTGTGTTGGCATCTGGCCGGCTGATACCGAGGGTTTATGTCTAGTGTACCTAAAAGTAAACAAACCAAAAGGCATAATTGTAGTATGTTCAGGGGGCTGAATATCTGATACTAGATCTCACTCATGACTCAAAGTTCTTCAAACTTATTTTAAATCTAAATAAAGAATCATCAAATTAAGTTAAAATTTGGCATACCAGCAGTGTGCTTTCTCCAGTGTAGAATGGAAGGGCTTTACTCTTTTAATGAAACATAGAATATGAATTCATTTTTTCCTCGTTATGTAATGCTTATATTGCTTAGTTTTGAAGGTGGTTAAGTGCCCACAAGAGCAGAAGCTAGTATTGCAGAGATGAAActgttgtatttaatgagttgACGACAAGGTTTAGAATTAATGTATTAGAGAGGAAGCAAGAATAGCACTTATTAAAGAAAATATGACAAAATATTACCTAATGATGGTTTGGCCTTATGAGGAAAAGGTAGTTGAAGTCCCAGGAAACTTTAATATAAACCATTacaaaaagatatatatatatctgAATGGCAGTTTCGGAAAAAATGAGTTTTTAATAAACAATAGATTTGTTTGATAGCACTCTTAGGGAGAAGGCTCTTGCTGCtgtatttttctttatatttgaAGTGCCTCTTAGTGTGATAAGCATTGGTTgcattttcaagttgcttgtttgTCATGTTTTGTTTATCATTCTTAACACTCTTTATGTCATCTGTCAGGGCTATATACTAACTTCTGAGATTGATGGCACCATACAAATGAAGAGCTATCTTTCTGGCAATCCTGAAATTCGATTAGCTCTTAATGATGACCTTGCCATTGGAAGAGGCCAAGGACCTGTTTATGGTATGTTTTTATCAACATTGTTGGATTTCATTTCACAATCTCGGCGCTCCTTCGTTGTTGAACATCCTTGTGTAcaatttcattctttcttcgttcttttttctttctttctttcttttttccttttttttttcaaacagNNNNNNNNNNNNNNNNNNNNNNNNNNNNNNNGGGGGGGGGAGCTTGTAAGAACTAAGAAGTAATTAGAATTTTTTGCGTTGGATTTAGATTTGGGCTGTGGAAATAATATATGTTAATATGTTAATTTCATGGGTTTTAATCAACATCTAAATTTTCAGCAGATACGATGATCACCATTTTAATCGTGTTCATTCATAGTTTTGCATAAATATCTTTCTACTTTGGAGGAAATATGATGATTCCATTCCACTGACTTTCTCATTGATTCGATTTCAAGTAGAATAGATTCTTTCTTTTGGTCTTTGAAAACTTTAAATTACATTGATGATTTATGTGACCTGTTTCTAAATCAGGTTATAGGAGTTCAACAGGCTCAGGAGTAGTGGTATTAGATGACTGTAATTTCCATGAATCTGTTCGTCTTGATAGTTTTGAAGTAGACAGAACTCTATCCCTGGTGAGTTCAAAATGAGTCTTTAAAGAATATAAAATTGCTAGCCTATAGAATTACTTTATTAGCCACTTGCCCACTTTCTTGTCATTGTTAAAATTAATGGTTCTCATGCTGCCAATTTAGGTACCACCAGATGGTGAATTTCCTGTCATGAATTACCGTATGACCCAGGAATTCAAGCCTCCTTTCCGTATCAATGCTTTGATTGAAGAAGCAGGGGCCCATAAGGTGTGATCttcaatgtttttatttttttatttttcttattattctTTATCCTTTGGCTTACAGTAATTGAAGGCGTCATTAATGTGTTCTTTTGACTTTTACTTGAACAATAGAGCAATTCAATGGTAGCTTGAACAATAATGTTGTCATTATTTCAGATGTCTTTCCTGCAAATTCTTTTTGCACAATTCTATCATTCATCTAATTTTTTAGATATGTTGGAATGTATCGAATTATGAAGATGTATCATAATTCCCCTGATCTCTGTGGGGATCGCAATTCCAttgttaaatattttatattccaATGCCAGACATTCTATTTCAaatctcaaaaatcatttatcttCAGGCAGAAGTCATTCTTAAAGTACGTGCCGAGTTTGCATCAAGTATAACTGCAAATACGATCAAAGTGCAGATGCCACTACCAAAATACACCAATAGGTATTATCATGTTCATTCTCAATATCGCTGAATATGTGACCAGATAGTCTCTTTTATAGTGATTTTACATTGCTTTGGTCTAATGCTTGCTTAATGTACACAACCAGTAGCTGTATATATACTCAGAATAAACACATGCCATGTTTTGAAGAAGTGGTCAATAATGTTTAACTATTTCCTTAGAATCTAATGTTATTGATACCACATGATAGTTATAGCTACACTGCAGAACAAATCAGTCACATGCGTACATCCTAACAATAGATAATTTTGGAGTTCGATCAATAAAAAGATTTAACAGGTTCTCCCTGGTGAACATAATCGCATTCCCCTCAGGACCCAGGTTATACCGAAAGAAACTTGGAACACCAATGATAAATTATCTATTAACATGCTTACATACATGACTATTGATATTATCTATGTCGCGTTTGTGATCACTGGGGAAAAGGTAAGGATTACTGCCATGTGACTTCAAAGATCACAGGTTCGATAGAAGCAGCCTCTGCACTTGTAGGGTGTTTAAGGCGCTGATGTTATGTTAAGAATAAGCTATTCGATGGTGGCTGATGAAAGGGTTTACATATAACACTTTGCGTTGATATGGTAGAATTAATGAAATAATCAATAAAGTTTGGAAGGTTGTCATCATGTAACTTGAGCACTTTTCTGTGACATGCTTATTGCTCATTTTGTCCCATTCATGAAATTCGGCTACCTTTGAAAATCAATTCAAATTACCTTACATTTGAAAATATGTATACCATGTATAATAGTTGCTTACGCAAGTTATCTGGAATTTATCAGAGTGAGTTTTGAGCTGGAACCTGGAGCTTCTGGACAAACAACTGATTTCAAGGAGGCAAATAAGAGGCTAGAGTGGAATTTAAAAAAGGCAACAGTTCTTGTCATTTTTTACTCCCTTTCCCCGGTGCCATTGACTGTCATTCTTCAAAGCAAAGTTTAAAGTAAATGATTCTTGTCATTATTTCATTTATAGAGAAATAGTCATTGATAGGTGCAAAAAATGCAGGTTGTCGGAGGATGTGAACATACTCTACGTGCAAAGCTTAGCTTTTCTCAGGAATTACATGGTATTTATCGCTTAAGTTTATGGATGCATGAAATGAATAGTTTATTTGACTTTAATTAAATGATTAATATATCGTATTTGTGCAAATTTATCTCTAAATAGGTAACATAACAAAAGAATCTGGACCTGTTAGCATGACGTTTACCATTCCAATGTATAATGCATCTCGGCTTCAGGTAAAGTGATCTTGCAAGCTTCCTGATTTTATTTGACCAAAAGCCTATCCTCAATCAGTTGTGTTCTATATCAAAATTTTTCTACCCCCACTAAACCGATTTGACGATGCCAACTCCGAGATTATATTTAACAGTTGTGTCATGTTGGATGTgtaattgtgtttcttgtttcttGCCCTCTATTTTGTTGCGTGGTTTCTATTTGCTGTGTTCGAGTAATCATGCTAGTACCCTTGAAAAAGTCTAAAAACAGACCCATTCAAGATTCTGAGCCAGTTAATCTAGAAATTTCACTCGTTTcaaatattctattatttatctTTGGCTACAGAAAACTTGGTTTGCTATTTCCATGCTCACCATTGCATAATCTAATGACTAATACACAAAATGCAGGTAAAATACTTGCAGATAGCAAAGAAATATGGAACTCATGAACCATATAGATGGGTGAGATATGTGACGCAGGCCAACTCCTACGTTGCTCGCATATGATGCAATTAAGAAGAGTGCCCCACAGCTCTTCTTAGTGCTCTTTATTATCCCATGGTTTCCCTTTATTTACTTTATTCTTTATTTGTAAATTACATTTTAAGTCAGACAGACCATAATAGTCGCTCTATCATTCATTGATCATAAAACCAGCTTGGTTTACAACGTGGGATGAATTCAGTcactttatttatatattttttcatcGTATTAGTGGATCACTCGGTCTTATTGTAGAGTGTTAATGAGAAATTGACAATGTCGATTGCAGGGATTGTTAAACAGAGGAATGATCTGAATGACTTAAACTGCATAAAGTGAAAGTAGAAATTAGTAATGTTAAGTCGTTACCGGAGGGAAGTCGGTAAAGAGGGGAATCCGATGGCTGTGTGTATGGAGATGCGGTGAGGTTGGAAACTCGAGCAGAGGGAGTGGTATCATTCCAACTCTCAAGTTAGTATGTATTTGATAAGGTTAAAGGGAATTTAGGGTAAAATCTTGCTTTTTAAGGAGGTTATTTACCTCTCTTAGACTGTGTTTAGTTTTGAAAAtaggataaaataaaatactgaaaataagatagacaaaaattagtatttttgtattttgttcggtgaaaattaaaatgaattatgaaaatttaatttattcttattttttttattcaaaaagtttgagaagaaaaatataataataaaaagtataattataaaaaattaacaagaataataaaagaaaaaataaaaaaataaattgtatctCTGTATTTTTTTGTCAGAATGaacacaaaatatattaattcagtGTTTTTGGATATAATATTTCTGTCTGTTTAATTTGTCAaatataattttgtatttttgtgttTCTGTCTTAGTGTCCTGTGTTTGTAAACAATCACAACCTTATATATTCGAAGTTGGTATCAAGGGTTTGTTGTGTTGTCATCTTGATAGAGGATGATCCACTATTTCCTAGATTCGGAAAAAATCCTATAATCGTTCTCTTCCTGAAGCATCTGGTACGGATGCTCGGTAGCTTTGTCACGTAGTCTTGTGGTCGGTATGCTGGTGGGCTATAATCCTTTGAGTTAAGGGTTGGCCTAGAACAGGACTCCTAATGCTAAAGGTCATGTGAATAAGGATTGTTGTATTTATCTATTTTTCCTAGTTTTTGGTCACTGCAAGTTGGTTATGGGGGTGCATTGAAGATTGTGTCCTAGTGAAAAGATTCCCAGATTTCGTGACTATGATTTGACGTTACTTTGACATTTGCTCTTCTCGAAAAAAGTCACCTTGATTACTATGTGGTATAGTCAGTGGGTTTTAAATATCTGGAGAAAAGTCGATTTTGCCCCCTGCTCAGATGCGTCCCTTCGTACTTCTTTTTGAAAGAGGTAATTAAAGCCCTTCCCCTCCAACTTCCCATTTCTACTATTGTTGAAAATTCTCTGCCACCTTTCATCTTTTTCAATCGCCTCTTTTCCGTGTTTAGTGTTCTTTCTTAGCATTTGGATTTTCCTTCTTCAACATTCTCCTTTTTACTTCTACAAATTCAAGTAaggccttctttctttcttctttctcaaaTTTCACTTTGGTGAACTTGTGGTTTACTACTTGTAGCTTAATGTGAAAATCCATGGTTTAGGATAATTTGATTAAAATAAGGTAGTATAACTAATATTATCAAGATTAGGGGGACAATTTAGTTAGAATagctttatttcttttttatactCACTAGAGACCTTGTGAGGCTAACGATGATGGTGCCCCCTACTGTAGGTATGGGAAGGAGAGTCAATTCTGTTCCCCCTGAGTTCTTGTTTTTTCCACCTTGGGCGTCCTTGACTAGTATCACTAGTGTGTACGTCTGATGTGATGGGGACGTCTTCATGACTATCTGAAAGCGACCTGCAAGAGCTTCGTAACGACGGGTCCATCTGTGGTGGCAGCCTCGTGGAAGAGCACTACGAGCTATTCCTTCCTAGTGATCAAGAGCGAGTGTGCTATGTAAACATGTCGGCTCCCCGGGTCTTGGACTGGCTATGGGTATACAAGCCAATGTTCATCATGCTAGGAGTCTAATTTTTTTCCCCTCTTTCGTACAATATTTTTTAAAGAGATGTGGGCTCACCCCATAACAGTTGCATCCCAAAAGCTAGGCAGCAATTCCTTGCTTCGAATTAGTCTGAGTTTAGGCAGCAATTCCTTGCTTCGAATTAGTCTGAGTTTTTGGAGATCCTGGTCGTAGtaggagttaatactcaaaatgactCCTAAAATTGGACTCTCGACTCAATTTAACAATCCAATTTCTAATTGACCCAAATTATACCCTGAAATTTTAAGGCATGACTCTTGTTGGCCCTTCCATCCATCTCCGTCATCAGAGAGCTGATGTGGCACGTTTAGTTGATACCTGGCACTAATTAAACGTCGTTTTGTTTCTCATGCCAAAAATGTTACAAAACGACGACGTGCGAGACTACAAAGGCGTAAAGACAACCCCAATTCACTGTTCTTTCATTACGCAAACCTCAATTGACccttcatcttcatcctcttctagGCACTATGCTCAGGAAGAACCAATGGTATTGCTATAGGCCAACTTGAAAGCTATTTGCACTTATTTCATTTGCCTATAGTGAAGACAAAGACCCTGCGAACTAGAATTATTACAAGAACAAGTCAGTAACAAGACCATTATTCTCAACCTTCAATTCTTTGTTTTCATATCTTTTGTTAGGTGAGGTTTGTTATTCATGGTTTTTTGCTCTATTTGATCGGTAAATCGCTCGGATACTTGGATTTTTTGGTTCAAGCAATAgggtttaaatttttaaaaatggatttgtgctatgattaactGTGAGTGATGTGTCGGGTACAAGGATATTAGTAGCGATGCTATTTgataatgaaaataatatttagtTGGTTGTTGGAAATTTTCTAAACTTGAGTTTATTAGAAGTTAGAATACATGGAGGATTTAACTTAGCATTTCCATGATTTAAATGGAGGTTGATGAATGCATGATTATGTGTTTTTTAATCTTATTTGCAGATT includes:
- the LOC107609095 gene encoding AP-4 complex subunit mu isoform X1, whose translation is MISQFFVLSQRGDNIVFRDYRGEVPKGSAEIFFRKVKFWEDGGLEEAPPVFNVDGVNYFHVKVVGLLFVATTRVNTSPSYVLELLQRIARVIKDYLGILNEDSLRKNFVLVYELLDEVIDFGYVQTTSTELLKSYVFNEPLVVDATRMPPLGPATLFAQGTKRMPGIAVTKSVVATEPGGRKREEIFVDIIEKISITFSSSGYILTSEIDGTIQMKSYLSGNPEIRLALNDDLAIGRGQGPVYGYRSSTGSGVVVLDDCNFHESVRLDSFEVDRTLSLVPPDGEFPVMNYRMTQEFKPPFRINALIEEAGAHKAEVILKVRAEFASSITANTIKVQMPLPKYTNRVSFELEPGASGQTTDFKEANKRLEWNLKKATVLVIFYSLSPVVGGCEHTLRAKLSFSQELHGNITKESGPVSMTFTIPMYNASRLQVKYLQIAKKYGTHEPYRWVRYVTQANSYVARI
- the LOC107609095 gene encoding AP-4 complex subunit mu isoform X2, which gives rise to MISQFFVLSQRGDNIVFRDYRGEVPKGSAEIFFRKVKFWEDGGLEEAPPVFNVDGVNYFHVKVVGLLFVATTRVNTSPSYVLELLQRIARVIKDYLGILNEDSLRKNFVLVYELLDEVIDFGYVQTTSTELLKSYVFNEPLVVDATRMPPLGPATLFAQGTKRMPGIAVTKSVVATEPGGRKREEIFVDIIEKISITFSSSGYILTSEIDGTIQMKSYLSGNPEIRLALNDDLAIGRGQGPVYGYRSSTGSGVVVLDDCNFHESVRLDSFEVDRTLSLVPPDGEFPVMNYRMTQEFKPPFRINALIEEAGAHKAEVILKVRAEFASSITANTIKVQMPLPKYTNRVSFELEPGASGQTTDFKEANKRLEWNLKKVVGGCEHTLRAKLSFSQELHGNITKESGPVSMTFTIPMYNASRLQVKYLQIAKKYGTHEPYRWVRYVTQANSYVARI